The nucleotide sequence GAACATTAATAAATCTTTAAAGTCTATAATATGCTTGCCTTCATCAAAAATAAAATCTTCTTTACTTATAAATTTTTTATATCTTTTTTGTTTATTCCCCAAGATTAACAAAAATAGTTCATCATATTTTGCTTCTAACTTGTTTTCAAAAAACTTATTGAGTGTTTCTTGTATTTTAACAGAACTATTAGTAGAGGTAACTTGAACAGCTATTTTATTATAATCATCTGCTAAATCTATTGCTGGGTAGTTCTTAAAAGAAGAATTAATATTTGCAAGTTGATAATCAAAAATTGAATTTAAAATCTCACATATAGAAGATTCAGAAAACAAATTAGCATCATATAAACTCAGTGAATTTAAATTTTGGATTTGAACTTGCCACCTTGCAAATTCATTAGATATAGCTTTTAACTCAAATTCCCGTTTATTCATATTTTTAGTTACCGACAACGTTCCGTGTAACCGATGCTGGGGATTTTAAAAGCAGTTCCTTATCCACCGGCAGAAAGAAAGATAGAGAGAAAACGCCTGACTTACAAGCTTCAGCCCCCAGTATTGGTTACACATTGTTCTCGGCTGGTTTTATTATTCTTCCAGTTCAGGCAATGTCCATTTTTTGATTTAACAATTCCACGTTAAAGCTGATTTTAGCATTTAGAGCTTTAAATACCTTTATTATTGTTTCAAATCGGGCATCGGTCAAGCTATTTTCTAATTTTGAAATTTGAGCTTTTTTAACTCCTACAAGTTCTCCTAATTGTTCCTGAGTCAAATTTCTTTCTTTTCTTGCTTTTTTAATCGCTTCCCCAATTAAATCAAGTTGTAATTCATACTCAAATGCCTCACGTTTAGGAGTCCCTCTTTCCCCAATATGTTTATCTGTTATCTCTTCAAGGGTATATTTTTTTATTTTTTTCATTTTAAATTATCTTTTTGTTCAAAGTATAATTTTCTAATCCGTTCAGCTTTATCAAGGTCTCCCGAGGGAGTTTTGCCTGTTTTTTTTATAAGTCCATGCGTTGAAATCACAACAGTGCTGGACTTATCTGACTTATCCCAGAAAGCAAAAAGTCTGTAATATGTCTTCTTATACAATGTTCTGAATTCCCAGATTTCGCCCGAAAGTTTCTTAAAAAGCTCATTATCATTTATTATTTGAGCTTTCCGGATGTTAAAGATTATCTTTTCCCTTGCTTTATCATCCAAACTATCAAGAAATTCCGCAGCCTCTTCCAGAAACTCTACTTTAAATTTCTGTTCCAATTATTTAACGTTTGTACGAAGGTAAAAGTTTCTTAATAAGGAAACAATTGTTTGGGTGGGATTTTTTTATTCTAACTTGCCGAGAACGTGGAGTATAACCGAGGCTGGGCACTTTTGAAGCAGTTCCTATCCGCCGGCAGAAAGAAAGATAGAGAAAAAAACGTTGAACTACAACGACCGCGCCCAGTCTTGGTTATACAATGTGTGCGCCCAGTATGGGCATCAGGTATCGAAGATACCATATTATTCCAGAGGGTGCAAGTCCCTTACAGGCGAGTTGGTGAAGCCTGTTAGCAAGTGGCAAGGTGGTTTACCGTGAGGTATGCACTGAAGAAAGCCAAACGGCAAAATCCGGTACTGACGAACAGGTTCGGTATACAGAGGCCAGTCGAGAAGGGTAAGCAAGCACATCTTTGCAAAGCCCCTGACCAACAATTCTCAACTGGTAGATACCGCAGGAATCGGAGGAAGGAATATGCCCTTACCTGGGGAGGTCTCTCAGATTACGTGTTAATCAGGGAGAAGTCAGTCCCGATAGCTATCGGGATCGTAGTAGTTGTTTAGAAACGAGCCGTAAGAGCTACGGAGGTCTCACAGGATGATGAAGGACGAACGCTGAATCGTATCTGAATTCGGTCAGGAATGCGCCATGGCGGATAGCCTGTCCTTAAACAGACAAAGGAAAACTATGATAGAAAAAGTATTACAGCCTAAAAACCTGACCAGAGCATTGCAAAGAGTAATCAGCAATAAAGGGGCAGCAGGTATAGACAACATGACGGTAAAGGACCTGAAAGCTTTCGCTGACGAGAACCGCACCGCCATTGCCAGCTCTATACTGAACAGGACGTATATACCCAAACCTGTCAAAGGGGTAGAAATACCCAAAGGTAAAGGGAAAACCAGAATGCTTGGAGTCCCGACAGTAACAGACCGGTGGCTGCAACAAGCCGTAGGACGTCAGCTGGCTGCAAAATTCGAGCTGGATTTTGAAGAGTCCAGCTATGGTTTCCGGCCAAAGAAGAACCTTCATCAGGCAGTCCGCAAAGCACTGAAATACATCAATGATGGATATCAGGACATTGTGGACATAGACCTGAAAAGCTTTTTCGATGAGGTAAGCCACTGTAAACTGTTACAGCTTATTTACAACAAGATGAAATGCCCTGACACCCTGTGGTTGATCCGAAAGTGGTTACGTGTGCCGATCCTGATAGACGGGAAACTCCATAAACGGAGAAAAGGAGTGCCACAGGGCAGCCCGCTGAGTCCGCTTCTGTCCAATATTTTTCTGGATGAACTGGATAAAGAACTCAAGAAAATGGGCGTCCGGTATGTGCGCTATGCAGATGATTTCAGTATCTATACAAAATCAAAAGCAGAAGCAAAAAGGATTGGTAACAAGGTTTACCTTTTCCTGAAAGACAAACTGGAACTCCCAATCAACAGAGAGAAAAGCGGGATACGCAGGCCTTCAACCTTCACCCTGCTGGGTCATGGTTTTGTACCAACCTATCAGAGAGGAGAAAAAGGCAAATATCAGCTTGTAGTAAAGAAAGAAAGTTGGGGAAACCTGAAACGCGAACTCAAATGGCTCACCAAAAAGACCAGCCCGTGCAGTCTGGAAAACCGGTTACGAAAGCTTAAAGAAGTGTGGAAAGGATGGGTGAACAACTACCGTCTGGCAAGTATTCACGGAAAACTGAAAGCACTTGATGAATGGTTGAGAAACCGGTTGAGATACTGCATATGGCATGACTGGAAGAAGCCGGAGAGGAAACGAAAGAACCTTATCAGACTGGGAGTTGAACAAGGGATGGCATATGCCTGGAGCAGGACGAGAATGGGAGGCTGGGCTGTAGCTCAAAGTCCTATTCTTAAAACTACTATTACCTTGTCAAGGCTCAGAAGAAGAGGCTACGAGTCAATGTTGGATTATTACCTGAAATACCGTCCCCAGATTCAGTGAACCGCCGTATACGAGACCCGTACGTACGGTGGTGTGAGAGGCGCACTCTGCCAGTTTTCTAGCTGGCAGAGCCGTCTACTCGATGTGCGCCCAGTATGGGCATCAGGTATCGAAGATACCATATTATTCCAGAGGGTGCAAGTCCCTTACAGGCGAGTTGGTGAAGCCTGTTAGCAAGTGGCAAGGTGGTTTACCGTGAGGTATGCACTGAAGAAAGCCAAACGGCAAAATCCGGTACTGACGAACAGGTTCGGTATACAGAGGCCAGTCGAGAAGGGTAAGCAAGCACATCTTTGCAAAGCCCCTGACCAACAATTCTCAACTGGTAGATACCGCAGGAATCGGAGGAAGGAATATGCCCTTACCTGGGGAGGTCTCTCAGATTACGTGTTAATCAGGGAGAAGTCAGTCCCGATAGCTATCGGGATCGTAGTAGTTGTTTAGAAACGAGCCGTAAGAGCTACGGAGGTCTCACAGGATGATGAAGGACGAACGCTGAATCGTATCTGAATTCGGTCAGGAATGCGCCATGGCGGATAGCCTGTCCTTAAACAGACAAAGGAAAACTATGATAGAAAAAGTATTACAGCCTAAAAACCTGACCAGAGCATTGCAAAGAGTAATCAGCAATAAAGGGGCAGCAGGTATAGACAACATGACGGTAAAGGACCTGAAAGCTTTCGCTGACGAGAACCGCACCGCCATTGCCAGCTCTATACTGAACAGGACGTATATACCCAAACCTGTCAAAGGGGTAGAAATACCCAAAGGTAAAGGGAAAACCAGAATGCTTGGAGTCCCGACAGTAACAGACCGGTGGCTGCAACAAGCCGTAGGACGTCAGCTGGCTGCAAAATTCGAGCTGGATTTTGAAGAGTCCAGCTATGGTTTCCGGCCAAAGAAGAACCTTCATCAGGCAGTCCGCAAAGCACTGAAATACATCAATGATGGATATCAGGACATTGTGGACATAGACCTGAAAAGCTTTTTCGATGAGGTAAGCCACTGTAAACTGTTACAGCTTATTTACAACAAGATGAAATGCCCTGACACCCTGTGGTTGATCCGAAAGTGGTTACGTGTGCCGATCCTGATAGACGGGAAACTCCATAAACGGAGAAAAGGGGTGCCACAGGGCAGCCCGCTGAGTCCGCTTCTGTCCAATATTTTTCTGGATGAACTGGATAAAGAACTCAAGAAAATGGGCGTCCGGTATGTGCGCTATGCAGATGATTTCAGTATTTACACAAAATCAAAAGCAGAAGCAAAAAGGATTGGTAACAAGGTTTACCTTTTCCTGAAAGACAAACTGGAACTCCCAATCAACAGAGAGAAAAGCGGGATACGCAGGCCTTCAACCTTCACCCTGCTGGGTCATGGTTTTGTACCAACCTATCAGAGAGGAGAAAAAGGCAAATATCAGCTTGTAGTAAAGAAAGAAAGTTGGGGAAACCTGAAACGCGAACTCAAATGGCTCACCAAAAAGACCAAACCGTGCAGTCTGGAAAACCGGTTACGAAAGCTTAAAGAAGTGTGGAAAGGATGGGTGAACAACTACCGTCTGGCAAGTATTCACGGAAAACTGAAAGCACTTGATGAATGGTTGAGAAACCGGTTGAGATACTGCATATGGTATGACTGGAAGAAGCCGGAGAGGAAACGAAAGAACCTTATCAGACTGGGAGTTGAACAAGGGATGGCATATGCCTGGAAGGGCGGAACGTGAAGAAAATCTCCTGTGGAGATTTTTAGTGACGAGCCAGCCTGCAGGGAGGGTAGAATGGGAGGCTGGGCTGTAGCTCAAAGTCCTATTCTTAAAACTACTATTACCTTGTCAAGGCTCAGAAGAAGAGGCTACGAGTCAATGTTGGATTATTACCTGAAATACCGTCCCCAGATTCAGTGAACCGCCGTATACGAGACCCGTACGTACGGTGGTGTGAGAGGCGCACTCTGCCAGTTTTCTAGCTGGCAGAGCCATCTACTCGATTATGCACTGGCTTTCTTGTCTTTACAGCCATTTTCCGATAATTATTTTAACGCCAAAATGGTTTCCCCACGTTGTTTGTCCATTGTCATAAGCGAAATAAGTTCCGCCTAATTGAAGTCCAAATGTCATAGCAAAATTATTGTCAAACAGCAAGTTGTATCCAGGTTCTATCCAAAGTCCTAGGTTATTATGTTCTTCAATTCTATTTCTAGTCACACTCAAAATTGGCGCAACAAAAAATCCCTTGGAGATTTCGTTTTGAGTTTCCTTCTGTTTAAAAAATATGGGCAAACCTGTCTCAAACCCAAAGTGACTGATTTCGTTTCCACTGTTTCTTATTCCAAGATTTACTATTGAAGAAAATCTGATGTCAAGTCTCTTTGTCAGAGTTCTTTGATAAACAAGTGGAAAAATATTTATGTCCAATTCTCCTTTGTCATAGAATGGTTCAACTGTCACGCTTGGGTTTAAGCCGATGAAGTTAAGTTTTTTGTCTTCTTGGGCAAAAAGTGGGGTCTTACAAACTATTAAGAATGTCGTTAGAATTATTATTTGCTTTGTTACTCTTTTCATTGTCACGTCTTTTTGTCTCTTAAGCTGGTGCATAACGTTATTATAAGAAAAGTGCCGGGATTTAAAGAGCGTTCCTATCCTCCGGTAGCACGCCAGCACGCCTTATAAAAATAATAAAATTGTGCGGGTTTTATAGATCTGCTCTCAACTCTTATTCTGAAGCCAGGCATTTTTTTTATAAATTGAGTGCGCCCAGTATGGGCATCTGGTATCGAAGATACCAGATTATTCCAGAGGGTGCAATGCCTGTCCCGAATCTTCTTCGGGATCCCTTACAGGCGAGTTGGTGAAGGCTGTTAGCAAGTGGCAAAGCCTGTCCCGAAAGCCTTCGGGAGTGGTTTACCGTGAGGTATGCACTGAAGAACTGCGAAGCATCTCATGAACACCTTATAAAATAAACACCCGTGAATAAAGCCAAACGGCAAAATCCGGTACTGCGGCCATACACGGGAGTGTATGGAGCGAGACATGCGGGCTGGGATTCGGTATACAGAGGCCGGTTGAGGAGGGTAAGCAAGCACGACCTGTCCCGAACGCTTTCGGGATCTTTGTAACGCCCCTGACCAACAATTCTCAACTGGTAGATACCGCAGGGGGCCGAATACGGGAGTATGAGGAGCCAGCAGGCGGGGAGCTACCTGTAGGGCTGAGCGTTAAGAAAACTTCCAGTGGAAGTTTTTAGCGAAGAGCCAGCTTGCAGGGCAGGGCAGGCTACGTGATAGCCAGTGAGAAGTCAGTCCCGATAGCTATCGGGATCGTAGTAGTCACCGGAACACGAGCCGGCACCGGAAGGATAAAGCCGGAGGTCTCATAAAAGTGATGAAGGACGAACGCTGAATCGTATCTGAATTCGGTCAGGAATGCGCCATGGCGGATAGCCTGTCCTTAAACAGACAAAGGAAATTATGATAGAAAAAGTATTACATCCTAAAAACCTGACCAGAGCATTGCAGAGAGTAATCAGCAATAAAGGGGCAGCAGGTATAGACAACATGACGGTAAAGGACCTGAAAGCTTTCGCTGACGAGAACCGCACCGCCATTGCCAGCTCTATACTGAACAGGACGTATATACCCAAACCTGTCAAAGGGAGGGTTGAGCGTTAAGAAACTTTCCTGAGGAAAGTTTTAGCGAAGAGCCAGCCTGCAGGGAAGGATACCCAAAGGTAAAGGGAAAACCAGAATGCTTGGAGTCCCGACAGTAACAGACCGGTGGCTGCAACAAGCCGTAGGACGTCAGCTGGCTGCAAAATTCGAACTGGATTTTGAAGAGTCCAGCTATGGTTTCCGGCCAAAGAAGAACCTGCATCAGGCAGTCTGCAAAGCACTGAAATATAGGGCTGAGCGTGAAGAAAACTTCCTGTGGAAGTTTTTAGCGAGGAGCCAGCCTGCAGGGGGAGGAGCTTGTAGTAAAGAAAGAAAGTTGGGGAAACCTGAAACGCGAACTCAAATGGCTCACCAAAAAGACCAGCCCGTGCAGTCTGGGAAACCGGTTACGAAAGCTTAAAGAAGTGTGGAAAGGTTGGGTGAACAACTACCGGTTGGCAAGTATTCACGGAAAACTGAAAGCTCTTGATGAATGGTTGAGAAACCGGCTGAGATACTGCATATGGTCCCGATAACTATCGGGAGAAAAAGCCGGAGAGAAAACGAAAGAACCTTATCAGACTGGGAGTTGAACAAGGGATGGCATATGCCTGGAAGGGCGGAACGTGAAGAAAATCTCCTGTGGAGATTTTTAGTGACGAGCCAGCCTGCAGGGAGGGTAGAATGGGAGGCTGGGCTGTAGCTCAAAGTCCTATTCTTAAAACCACTATTACCTTGTCAAAGCTCAGAAGAAGAGGCTACGAGTCAATGTTAGATTATTACCTGAAATACCGTCCCCAGATTCAGTGAACCGCCGTATACGAGACCCGTACGTACGGTGGTGTGAGAGGCGCACTCTGCCAGTTTTCTAGCTGGCAGAGCCGTCTACTCGATTCCATGCTGGCTATTTTATTTCCGATAACCTTGTTACTTTGTTATTTACAAGAACTTCAGGATTTACTATTCTTGATTTAGTCTTAATATCGTTATTACCTAATCCTTTAAGAGTTAATTCCCCGATATGCTTCTTCAAGTTCATGATCTTTTCAATTTTTTCAATCAAATAAAAATCATCTTCATAAAAATCGCTTATCTCAATTGTTCCCTCTCTTAGGCAGTTTTTAATAATTTGCTTCATTACTGTATTGATCAGCTTACTCTCTTCTCCTCCAAAATATGCGGTATTTAGATAATTATACTTTGACTGAAACCATTTTCCATATTCTTCAGATTTAAGCACAACTCTATTTTCATGAGTTATCAGTCCATCCAAAAACCAATCAATTTCATTTGTTGATATTTTACCAATCTGAAATAAGTCTCTCAAGGTATAATCGATCCTATCTGCGGATAAATATGGCAATGGATACTCTAAGATATGGTATTGCTCAATTTTTGAGAATTGATTCATTGTAAATCCATACTTTTCAAGAATTAAAAACAGTTCCCGATTTTGTAAAACCTCTTCATACCTTCTCTCATGAAAATCTTCTTCTTCAATTTCTAAAACATAGTCAATCAGATGAGAAAAAGCTGTATGTGAAATATCATGAAGTAATCCTGCAATTTGTTCTTCGATATTCCCTCCTAACCTTTTAATTAGAAGCATTACTCCTACGGAATGCTCAAATCTTGTGTGATTTATTTTATTATTAACTAAAAATAGAGCCCCTCCTTGATGAATTTTCCTGAGTCTCTGGAAAACACCCGTTGAAATAAGTTCTTCAATAACTCCTGAAAGTTCACATTTTCCATATAGTTTATCGGTATACTTCATTTTCTTTAGCTTGCATGGAACGTTTTGGCGCTTGGCGAAGAAGCGGATTTCGAAGCACTAAACTGTCTGCCAGCACTGAACTTGATACGAAGTACAAAGCTTCATTTAAACACTGAACCCGCTTTTTTGCCAAACGCCTGTTGGTGGCTGGTTTTATGTCCGCAATATAGTCTCAATGATTTTCAAGAATCTTGTCAGCTTTTATTGTGCCAAATATTTTGTCATCAATTTTCATCTGAAAGAATTCAATGTCTTTTTCTTCTCTAATCTCTTCCGTTTTTTCACCTGTCCATTGGTGTTTATAAGTTATGCATTTTCTGTCTTTCAGTATGCTTTTTATTGTTTGCTTGTCTTTGTCAGAACATTTTACGCTAAAATAGACGGCTTCGATGCAATTTGATATTGGCAAAGAAATGTGAGAATCACGGTTTGTCGGATTGTAATATAAAAGTCGCAGTTCATTTTCATACTTCCAAGCTTCTCCTTTTACAAAAAACGCATCCTTCGTGTTTATAGAATTTTGTTGGGAATATTTTTTCAAATCTGAAGTGTACTCGACATCTTTGAAGTAAGCCACATAGTTTTTATTATCATTGCCTGTGGTTGTTACATGACTAGGAAAATTATATTTTATACAAATCCCATTATGTGAATCGGCATAATGAGACCACATTAATTCATTAAGATATTCCTCTTCATCTCTTTCATTCTTTTTGTCATCTCTTATCAAATCGTCTCCATTTTCATTGGGATATGGTAGTTTTTCGTTTTTTACAAAACACGCCACCTTTACACCACTTAAATATGCTTCTCTTATAAATTTTGAAACCTCATCCTCGTTATTCATTAATTCGATTATAGGACAATCAAAAATATCGTTGAAAGTTGTGGGTGAAGAAAGATTTAATGTATCATTAATTAATGATTGGAAAAGAAATTTAGAACAATTACGAAATGAATAGCAAGTCAAACTGCTGTAACTTGTATGATTAGAAAGGGTTAATTGATAGTATATGTATTTTTTGAATGCATCGATAGCCATATTATTGTACAACTGCCCCAATTTGTGCCAACATAATCCAAGATTACCATAAAGAGCTAATTTTATCTCGAACATATACTGCACTTTGCTTACATATTCTTCTATCTCTTTAATTAAAGTGTCAATAGTACCTTCTGTGATAGGATTTATATCGGCAAGAGCAGCTGAAAAAATGACAAGAACATTTCCATATTCTCTTTCTCCATCTTTACCACCTACCATATAACCAACGACATTCTTCCAAGTAGAATAATTATTCAAAAAATCATCTACAGCTTGTTGAGCATTAGAGTCTGTTATCTTTTCGTTGTAATTATTAAAGTATGTTTGAATATTATTCATTTCTGTTTGCATTAGCAGTCATTTTTATAGTTTGTTTTGTCGGTGTGGGTCGTCCGTAAACTTGCCACCAACGTGAGCATATGGCATGGCCAGCAGATTTTAAAGCAGTAAACTATCCACCGCAACAGAAGATAGATTAAAACCCTGAAGTATCGGCTTCTACTGAACCTGCTGGTCTGCTATATGCATTGTTGGTGGCTGTTTACTTTATTATATTTCTCTTGTATACCTACGGCCAAGTACATCTTTATTCCCAAAAAATAACGCCATAAGTTTGCATTACAAACTATAACAGCAAAATAATGGCAACAAACACAAAAGTATCTGACCAGATGCGTGAGCTTTATCAGCTCTGGCAACAAAGCGGTATCAGTAAAAAAGAATTTAGCCTTCGGCAGAACATCAATTATCAAAAATTCATCTATTGGTGCGGCAAATATAGAACAGAGGAGCCCGGTACCGGATTTGTCCCTCTGAAAGTAAGCAGCCCTGATGAAATTAACCCTGCGGCCGGCAACATGGAAGTTGTCTTTCCTTCCGGTGCCAAGGTCATATTCCACGGCATGGCAGATCCATCATTTGTTAAACAATTAGTCAGCTAGCCATGCTTTCATTGTCTCACCAGTGCAGGTACTTTCTCTATTCGGGCAAAACCGACATGCGGAAAGGGTTTGACAGCCTATCAGGTATTGTAAGGAGCAAACTTAACGAAAACCCCATGAACGGGGACATTTTTATTTTCCTGAACCGAAACCGAAACCATGTCAAGCTCCTTTTATGGGAAGGCGACGGTTTCAGTATGTATCACAAACGCCTTGAAAGAGGGACTTATGAAATACCTGTCCATTGCAAAAATGTGACCAAATCTGAAATATCCGCCTCGGTATTGCAACTGGTCTTACAAGGGATTTCCCTTGAGTCGGTCAGGCACCGCAAAAGATATAAAAGTCCTGGAAATCTTTAAACTTATTCTTTTTTTCCTAATACCACCTACATAGGTATATTATTTATCTTTGCAACATGCTTGCCGAAGGTATAGACTATAAAGAAAAATATGAGGAGGCGATGTCCGAGATCGCACTTTTGAAGTTTGAGCTCAAAGAGCTGAAGCGCCTCATATATGGCACCAAAAGCGAGCGTTTTGTGCCTTCGTCCGCACCGGAACAGTTAAACCTGGGACTTGGTGAAGAGCAGGCAACTGCCCCTGAAAAAGAGGAGGTCGTCAGGTTTAAGCGTGTCAAAAAAGAAACAGCCCGCAAGCACCCGGGCCGCCTCCCTATACCGGCACATGTACCAAGGGTGGAAGAGGTTGTTGAGCCTGAAGAAGATACCTCAGGCATGAAAAAAATTGGGGAAGAGGTGACAGAGGTTCTTGAATATACCACCGGAAAGTTTCATGTGCGCAAAATTGTACGCCCGAAATACGCAAAACCTGAAGGGGAGGGTGTTGCCATTGGAGAATTGCCATACAGGGCGATAGAGAAAGGGATAGCCGGAGCAAGCCTTGTCGCTTTCCTTGTTGTCAGCAAGTATGTTGACCACCTTCCTTTATACCGCCAGATACAGATATTTAAGAGAGAAGGCCTTAATTTTCCTTCTTCCACAATGTCAGACTGGGTAAAACAAGGGGTAAACAAGCTTAAAATCTTATACGAACTGCATAAAAAGAGGACACTGCAAGCCGGTTACCTGATGGCAGACGAGACACCCATAAAAGTTCTCGACAAGGATAAAAAAAGTAAAATCCACCGGGGGTATTACTGGGTATATTATGACCCTGTCGGGAAACAGGTGCTGTTCGACTATCGTCCCGGGCGCGGGAGCGAAGGGCCATCAGATATACTGAAGGGTTTTCAGGGATACCTGCAATGTGACGGGTATAACGTATATGATATGTTTGCCAACATCAAGGGCATAACATTGTTCCATTGTATGGCACATGCCAGAAGGATGTTTGAGAAAGCATTGGACAATGACAAAGAAAATGCAGAACATGCCTTGAAAGAATTTCAGAAGTTATATGATATTGAGCGTAAAGCAAGGGAGGCCGGGATGTCTTTTGAAGAAAGAAAGGAATCAAGGCTTGATGCAAAAACAACATTGGACGACCTGGAAGAATGGATGAAAAACCTGTACCCTAATATTGCCCCTAGGAGTCCTATTGGAAAGGCGCTCGAATACTCCTTGAGCAGATGGGAAAGGCTCTCCATATATCTTGAGGATGGCAAGCTGGAGATAGATAACAATCTGGTGGAAAACTCAATAAGGCCAGTAGCCATAGGAAGGAAAAATTATCTGTTTGCCGGTTCACATGATGCTGCCCAGAGAGCCGCCCAAATATACTCGCTTGTGGCAAGCTGCAAAATCAACGGTGTAAACCCATTGGAATGGATGAAAGATGTTCTGGAAAGAATAGACAATCACCCGGTAAACAGGCTGGAAGAACTGCTACCCGGGAAGTGGGTAAAATTATAAAATCAACATGCACTTGCCCGAAGGCTTACTTTCTCTTAATGTGTGATAGCCGATAAAACTGTAGCACATAATGTCACCCGTTAGTGCTCCGAATTTATCAACCAAACGTTCTAATGCCTTCCATTCACAATGGTGACCATTTACTAATGGAAAATCCCTATCTGCGAATTCAAACCACCTTTCTGTTCCTCCTGGCATATTCAGGCAAAACGTATAAGAAACACAATAATCTGTTTCATCAATTGCTATTTCATTGTAATTTGGAATCTGCTTTTGATAATTTCTCCATTTATTTTGCCATAACTCACTATTTATTAAATTATGCTTAAAAAGAACCTCTAACCCACATTTTCTTATCATAAAATCAAAAATCCAATCAGGACTGAACTTGTAAACACGTCCACCTAATGGAGTACTTTCATATACTTCTCGTTCATACAAGCCTTTTTCCTTTAATTTTTTAATTTGCAAATCACTTAATTCATCATATGGAACTGTCCTAACAAGATTTTCTGTCAGTTGATAGTCCATTTGAAACAGCATCATAGTAAGGTCTTCCTTTTGTTTATCATTCTCGCCGTCAGACTCTTCTGAAATAATATCTTTAATAGGAATATTATAAGCACAGGAAATCCTCTTAACAATTTCAATAGTCATCTGTGTTTTACCTTGTTCTAACTTAGTGTAAGTTGAACGAGCCATATGAAGACGTTCAGCTATAGCTTTTTGCGTAAAACCATTTTCTTTTCTTAGCTGTTTTAATTTGGATAGAATCATAATTATTAATTTTCAGCTAATTTGTAAAAAAGCCTTATCTCATTCCAAATATGTTCTTTTTTTTCACTTTTTTGAAGAGTTGGAGTTTCAAATAGCCACCAACGTGAGCATATGGCATGGCCAGCAGGTTTTAAAGCACTAAACTATCCACCGAAACTGAAGATAGATAAAGCTGTAAAGTTTCGGAAACCACAGAACCTGCTGGTCTGCTATATGCATTGTTAGCAGCAGGTTTTATTATTTTTCTAAATTAAATACTCCTTTTATTTCAAAACCAGTTAATTTATTATCAAAAATGGCCTGTCCAAGTTTATTCGTAATGT is from Cytophagaceae bacterium ABcell3 and encodes:
- a CDS encoding group II intron maturase-specific domain-containing protein encodes the protein MGNRLRKLKEVWKGWVNNYRLASIHGKLKALDEWLRNRLRYCIWSR
- the ltrA gene encoding group II intron reverse transcriptase/maturase, translated to MIEKVLQPKNLTRALQRVISNKGAAGIDNMTVKDLKAFADENRTAIASSILNRTYIPKPVKGVEIPKGKGKTRMLGVPTVTDRWLQQAVGRQLAAKFELDFEESSYGFRPKKNLHQAVRKALKYINDGYQDIVDIDLKSFFDEVSHCKLLQLIYNKMKCPDTLWLIRKWLRVPILIDGKLHKRRKGVPQGSPLSPLLSNIFLDELDKELKKMGVRYVRYADDFSIYTKSKAEAKRIGNKVYLFLKDKLELPINREKSGIRRPSTFTLLGHGFVPTYQRGEKGKYQLVVKKESWGNLKRELKWLTKKTSPCSLENRLRKLKEVWKGWVNNYRLASIHGKLKALDEWLRNRLRYCIWHDWKKPERKRKNLIRLGVEQGMAYAWSRTRMGGWAVAQSPILKTTITLSRLRRRGYESMLDYYLKYRPQIQ
- a CDS encoding helix-turn-helix transcriptional regulator; translated protein: MKKIKKYTLEEITDKHIGERGTPKREAFEYELQLDLIGEAIKKARKERNLTQEQLGELVGVKKAQISKLENSLTDARFETIIKVFKALNAKISFNVELLNQKMDIA
- a CDS encoding HD domain-containing protein; this encodes MKYTDKLYGKCELSGVIEELISTGVFQRLRKIHQGGALFLVNNKINHTRFEHSVGVMLLIKRLGGNIEEQIAGLLHDISHTAFSHLIDYVLEIEEEDFHERRYEEVLQNRELFLILEKYGFTMNQFSKIEQYHILEYPLPYLSADRIDYTLRDLFQIGKISTNEIDWFLDGLITHENRVVLKSEEYGKWFQSKYNYLNTAYFGGEESKLINTVMKQIIKNCLREGTIEISDFYEDDFYLIEKIEKIMNLKKHIGELTLKGLGNNDIKTKSRIVNPEVLVNNKVTRLSEIK
- a CDS encoding type II toxin-antitoxin system RelE/ParE family toxin, with amino-acid sequence MEQKFKVEFLEEAAEFLDSLDDKAREKIIFNIRKAQIINDNELFKKLSGEIWEFRTLYKKTYYRLFAFWDKSDKSSTVVISTHGLIKKTGKTPSGDLDKAERIRKLYFEQKDNLK
- a CDS encoding SMEK domain-containing protein: MNKREFELKAISNEFARWQVQIQNLNSLSLYDANLFSESSICEILNSIFDYQLANINSSFKNYPAIDLADDYNKIAVQVTSTNSSVKIQETLNKFFENKLEAKYDELFLLILGNKQKRYKKFISKEDFIFDEGKHIIDFKDLLMFINKLPTKKIEQIRVVLEQQHLSKTILKSKSNAVRVKRNLTLKKRLKKDLLEELDKPLWRRAIYEPYIRFKYHNIIIRSVDDNTWPDAKESKYGEMSTWFKGIPTAKYIFIPKK
- the ltrA gene encoding group II intron reverse transcriptase/maturase; this translates as MIEKVLQPKNLTRALQRVISNKGAAGIDNMTVKDLKAFADENRTAIASSILNRTYIPKPVKGVEIPKGKGKTRMLGVPTVTDRWLQQAVGRQLAAKFELDFEESSYGFRPKKNLHQAVRKALKYINDGYQDIVDIDLKSFFDEVSHCKLLQLIYNKMKCPDTLWLIRKWLRVPILIDGKLHKRRKGVPQGSPLSPLLSNIFLDELDKELKKMGVRYVRYADDFSIYTKSKAEAKRIGNKVYLFLKDKLELPINREKSGIRRPSTFTLLGHGFVPTYQRGEKGKYQLVVKKESWGNLKRELKWLTKKTKPCSLENRLRKLKEVWKGWVNNYRLASIHGKLKALDEWLRNRLRYCIWYDWKKPERKRKNLIRLGVEQGMAYAWKGGT